A window from Lactiplantibacillus pentosus encodes these proteins:
- the treC gene encoding alpha,alpha-phosphotrehalase yields the protein MKLSEQVIYQIYPKSFYDSNGDGIGDLQGVIQKIDYLKQLNVDMIWFNPFFVSPQNDNGYDIADYYHIDPMFGTMADFEELVAKLKANGIGVMLDMVLNHTSTAHEWFQKALAGDEHYQKFYYLRPPKPDGQLPTNWESKFGGPAWAPFGDTGKYYLHLYDPTQADLDWHNPDVRQACADVVNFWRHKGVQGFRFDVINVTGKAEQLVDAPKGIPSKTLYTDTPIVHDYLKELNAASFGQDPDSVTVGEMSSTTVENSVGYTNPANHELSMVFNFHHLKTDYVDGRKWSRMAFDFPRLKQLLDSWASGMAAGGGWQALFWNNHDQPRALNRFGNVAQYREKSAEMLATVIHLLRGTPFIYMGEELGMTDPDYDNMADYVDVEALNAYRALIRSGYSHHDAFTIVKTKARDNSRTPMQWDDSAQAGFTTGRPWLAPTNQATINVNNELAHGEIFNYYQQLIKLRKTMPIIADGGYQSWRLDDPQVFGYWRTYHQQKLLVLTNFYEQPTTVTLPDEMVSAHVLLSNYDDVKVTSQLTMQPYQAVALLLG from the coding sequence ATGAAATTATCAGAACAAGTGATTTACCAGATTTACCCGAAATCATTTTATGATAGCAACGGTGACGGGATCGGGGACTTACAGGGAGTTATTCAGAAGATTGACTATCTTAAGCAACTGAATGTCGACATGATTTGGTTCAATCCATTTTTTGTCTCACCCCAAAATGATAACGGTTACGACATCGCTGATTACTATCACATTGACCCGATGTTTGGGACGATGGCTGATTTCGAAGAACTCGTCGCGAAGCTGAAAGCTAATGGTATCGGTGTCATGCTCGACATGGTGCTCAATCACACCTCCACCGCGCATGAGTGGTTCCAAAAGGCGTTAGCAGGTGATGAACACTATCAAAAATTTTATTATTTACGGCCGCCGAAGCCGGATGGCCAACTCCCAACTAATTGGGAATCGAAGTTTGGTGGGCCGGCCTGGGCGCCCTTTGGGGATACCGGAAAATATTACTTGCACTTATATGATCCGACCCAGGCAGATCTAGATTGGCATAATCCGGATGTCCGCCAAGCATGTGCCGATGTCGTCAACTTTTGGCGGCACAAAGGGGTTCAGGGCTTCCGCTTCGATGTCATCAACGTCACGGGTAAGGCCGAACAATTAGTTGACGCTCCAAAAGGCATCCCAAGTAAGACGTTGTATACCGATACGCCAATCGTTCATGACTATCTCAAGGAACTGAACGCGGCGAGCTTCGGTCAAGACCCAGATAGTGTGACGGTTGGTGAAATGTCGTCGACGACCGTTGAAAATAGCGTTGGCTATACCAATCCGGCCAATCATGAATTATCGATGGTCTTTAACTTTCACCATCTCAAGACGGATTATGTAGATGGCCGCAAATGGTCACGGATGGCCTTTGATTTTCCACGGTTGAAGCAATTATTAGATAGCTGGGCGAGTGGCATGGCCGCTGGTGGCGGTTGGCAAGCGCTCTTCTGGAACAATCATGACCAACCGCGGGCCCTGAACCGGTTTGGAAATGTCGCCCAGTATCGTGAAAAATCAGCTGAAATGTTGGCGACCGTCATTCATTTACTGCGGGGGACGCCCTTCATCTACATGGGTGAAGAATTAGGAATGACCGACCCGGACTACGATAACATGGCGGATTACGTGGACGTTGAAGCGCTCAATGCGTATCGGGCCCTGATTCGAAGCGGGTATAGTCACCACGATGCCTTTACGATCGTTAAGACGAAGGCGCGCGACAATTCACGGACACCGATGCAGTGGGATGACAGCGCCCAGGCTGGTTTTACGACTGGCCGGCCGTGGTTGGCCCCGACCAATCAGGCGACGATTAATGTCAACAACGAACTGGCGCACGGTGAAATCTTCAATTATTATCAACAGCTCATTAAATTACGCAAGACGATGCCGATTATTGCAGACGGCGGCTATCAATCTTGGCGGTTAGATGATCCACAAGTCTTTGGTTATTGGCGGACGTATCACCAGCAGAAATTGCTCGTTTTGACGAATTTTTACGAGCAACCGACCACGGTCACGTTGCCGGATGAAATGGTGAGCGCACACGTCTTATTGTCAAATTACGACGATGTCAAAGTGACGTCGCAGTTGACGATGCAACCGTATCAAGCCGTTGCATTGTTGTTAGGTTAA
- a CDS encoding glucose PTS transporter subunit IIA — protein MAKEQTVKILAPVSGDVMTLDTVKDPVFSAGMMGLGFGVQPTSGQVVAPVSGKVTMVAETKHAIGFTTPDDHLEVLVHLGIDTVDLKGAPFDVQVAVGDDVQAGDVIATMDLDAIVAANRQTTVILAVTNSSDKLELLDVTTGQKTAGDVTATGRLNANTFNAKRQNRLPKAGKYDQLATDIVANVGGVDNINSLIHCITRLRFYLKDESKANDDAIRNLKGVIDVAKAGGQYQVVIGPAVTDVYDAVIKQIGPHFSNDSATAQAVAETAAAANRPTTAWGKVKWGFSNLIGVITGSMIPVIGLLAASGILKGILALLTTFKVVSTTAPTYVIINAMGDSVFYFLPIFVGFTAGKKLGADPVIMGIIGGVLTYPAIVTMASGKATGTLLGMGINADFFGLPVHIASYTYSIFPMIAGAWLASKLEPWLKRVIPTVLRMIFVPLFEVVIVSGAILLFLGPIITVLSTGLANLIVWIYNLSPAISGLIIGGFYQVLVIFGLHWAVIPIVANDIATTGHSYLNAIVSATMVAQGGAVLAIALKSKLANIQELAWPATISAFCGVTEPAMYGINLKYGRAFITASIGAAVGGFLTGLLNVNMWGFTGSLIGFTSFVNPKGLDFSFYGFLIASAATIIVSFALTWMFGFKDEDVNAVKVAPKKRHLGATA, from the coding sequence ATGGCAAAGGAACAAACAGTTAAAATATTAGCGCCAGTCAGTGGGGATGTCATGACGCTCGATACCGTCAAAGATCCGGTCTTTTCAGCAGGAATGATGGGCTTAGGATTTGGCGTGCAACCAACGAGTGGTCAAGTGGTGGCGCCAGTCAGTGGTAAGGTTACGATGGTCGCTGAGACGAAGCATGCGATTGGCTTTACGACCCCTGACGATCATCTGGAAGTATTGGTGCACTTGGGCATTGATACGGTCGATTTAAAGGGTGCGCCGTTTGACGTTCAAGTGGCCGTGGGCGATGACGTTCAAGCGGGCGATGTGATCGCGACGATGGATCTGGATGCCATCGTCGCCGCTAACCGTCAGACAACGGTCATTCTGGCCGTTACAAATTCCAGCGACAAACTCGAATTATTGGACGTGACGACTGGACAAAAAACAGCCGGTGACGTGACGGCGACCGGGCGTTTGAACGCGAATACGTTTAATGCCAAACGTCAGAATCGGCTACCTAAGGCGGGCAAATATGACCAACTCGCGACGGACATCGTCGCCAATGTTGGTGGCGTCGACAATATCAATAGTTTGATTCACTGCATTACGCGGCTCCGTTTTTATCTGAAAGATGAGAGCAAAGCCAACGATGACGCGATTCGGAACTTAAAAGGCGTCATCGATGTCGCCAAGGCAGGCGGTCAGTATCAAGTCGTCATTGGTCCGGCGGTCACGGATGTTTACGATGCCGTTATCAAGCAAATTGGGCCGCACTTCTCCAACGATTCGGCAACTGCTCAGGCGGTGGCTGAAACGGCAGCCGCTGCTAATCGACCAACGACGGCTTGGGGCAAGGTCAAATGGGGTTTTAGCAATCTGATTGGGGTCATCACTGGTTCGATGATTCCGGTGATTGGACTGTTGGCTGCTTCTGGTATTTTAAAGGGAATCTTGGCGCTACTGACGACCTTCAAAGTTGTCAGCACGACCGCGCCAACTTACGTGATTATTAACGCGATGGGCGATTCCGTCTTCTACTTCCTGCCAATTTTTGTCGGCTTCACGGCTGGTAAAAAGTTGGGTGCCGACCCTGTTATCATGGGAATCATAGGTGGGGTGCTCACGTATCCTGCGATTGTGACCATGGCGAGCGGCAAGGCGACCGGGACGCTGCTAGGAATGGGCATCAATGCTGACTTCTTCGGGTTACCCGTTCACATTGCGTCGTACACGTATTCGATCTTCCCAATGATTGCGGGCGCTTGGTTAGCAAGCAAGCTCGAACCGTGGTTAAAACGGGTGATTCCAACGGTTTTACGGATGATTTTTGTGCCATTATTTGAAGTTGTGATTGTTTCTGGGGCCATTCTATTATTCCTCGGCCCTATCATTACGGTATTATCGACTGGTTTAGCCAACTTGATCGTCTGGATCTACAACTTGAGTCCCGCTATCTCTGGGCTCATTATCGGTGGTTTTTACCAAGTGTTGGTTATCTTTGGGTTGCACTGGGCCGTTATTCCAATCGTGGCGAACGATATTGCGACGACCGGTCACAGCTACTTGAATGCGATCGTTTCTGCGACGATGGTTGCTCAAGGTGGCGCGGTTCTAGCGATTGCATTGAAATCTAAACTAGCCAATATTCAAGAACTCGCCTGGCCCGCAACCATCTCAGCCTTTTGCGGTGTTACGGAACCCGCCATGTACGGGATTAACCTGAAATACGGTCGGGCCTTTATCACTGCCAGCATCGGTGCGGCGGTCGGTGGTTTCTTAACTGGGCTCCTGAACGTTAACATGTGGGGCTTTACTGGCTCACTGATTGGGTTCACATCCTTCGTTAACCCTAAGGGCCTCGACTTCAGCTTCTACGGCTTCTTGATTGCATCCGCAGCCACCATCATCGTCTCCTTTGCCTTAACTTGGATGTTCGGGTTCAAGGACGAAGACGTCAATGCCGTCAAAGTGGCGCCTAAGAAACGTCACTTGGGTGCAACTGCTTAA
- a CDS encoding glucose PTS transporter subunit IIA, with protein sequence MKKAATRRLLAPVAGRVLALADVQDPVFATATMGPGFAIQPTDGRVVAPVSGRVTVVAATKHAVGLVTASGLEVLVHMGIDTVELNGAPFVCHVQVGDTVQAGEVLAEMDLAALQRAQKIATVIVVVTNGQTVLDDLIVAATDQMVTAKTAVATAVLAVTPVPGAQVVTPTTAASDAKLESESESKSKSKSKPNSTSKYAALATAIVTNVGGPGNVNSVIHCITRLRFYLKDEHRAQDAVIANLDGVIDVAKAGGQYQVVIGPAVNEVYDAVMAQLGPAFADTTAGTPTATATQAAGAPTETDAPTGWLPRLRHGVSQVIGVMTAAMIPVIGILAGSGILKGILAALTGFHVLTVTSGTYMVLNAVADATFYFLPVVLGFTAAKKLGSDPIVLAIVGAILIYPSLMTAAGHATTAQITFFGVPTHLMSYAASVFPMIVAAWLGVSVERGLKRVIPLYLRSVFVPILEALILSVIVLVVIGPLITMISKGLASGILAIYNFSPALSGLVIGGLYQTMVIFGLHWGIIPIVINDIATNGHSYLNAILSITMVAQGGAVLAVFLKSKNKPLKEISLAAAISAFCGVTEPALYGVNLKYKRVFVVASIASGLGGLLTGLLHVNNYALSGSLIGFPAFITPGVGIGPNFYGYLISHYGTLLIATTLVYLFGFSDKMLPATSATAK encoded by the coding sequence ATGAAGAAGGCAGCAACAAGACGACTGTTGGCGCCGGTTGCGGGGCGGGTCCTAGCTTTGGCTGACGTGCAAGACCCGGTCTTTGCGACTGCGACGATGGGACCGGGATTTGCGATTCAACCAACTGACGGGCGCGTCGTTGCACCAGTCAGCGGTCGGGTGACGGTCGTGGCTGCGACTAAGCATGCAGTTGGACTCGTGACGGCGAGCGGCTTAGAAGTGCTGGTGCATATGGGTATCGATACGGTCGAGTTGAATGGTGCGCCGTTTGTTTGTCATGTGCAGGTCGGCGATACGGTCCAAGCGGGTGAAGTGCTAGCCGAGATGGATCTGGCGGCGCTACAACGGGCGCAGAAGATAGCGACGGTCATCGTCGTGGTGACGAACGGCCAAACCGTGTTGGATGACCTAATCGTCGCTGCGACGGACCAAATGGTGACTGCTAAAACTGCCGTGGCAACCGCGGTATTGGCCGTCACGCCGGTACCAGGAGCGCAAGTGGTGACGCCGACAACGGCAGCATCAGACGCGAAACTAGAATCCGAATCTGAATCTAAATCCAAATCCAAATCTAAACCAAACTCAACGTCAAAATATGCGGCACTCGCCACAGCAATTGTGACGAACGTCGGCGGCCCGGGCAACGTTAACAGCGTGATTCACTGCATCACGCGCTTGCGTTTTTACTTAAAGGACGAGCACCGTGCACAGGATGCCGTGATTGCCAATCTCGATGGGGTGATTGACGTTGCCAAGGCGGGTGGTCAATACCAAGTGGTGATTGGGCCCGCGGTTAATGAGGTCTACGATGCCGTGATGGCTCAGTTAGGACCTGCATTTGCGGATACGACGGCTGGCACACCAACCGCGACGGCGACCCAGGCAGCTGGTGCACCGACGGAAACCGACGCGCCAACCGGCTGGCTACCGCGACTGCGGCATGGCGTGAGTCAGGTGATTGGTGTGATGACTGCGGCCATGATTCCGGTGATTGGCATTCTGGCTGGGTCCGGGATTTTAAAGGGAATTTTGGCGGCCCTGACTGGGTTTCACGTGTTGACCGTGACGAGCGGGACTTATATGGTTCTGAACGCCGTCGCGGATGCGACCTTCTATTTTCTTCCAGTCGTATTGGGCTTTACCGCCGCTAAGAAGTTGGGTTCTGATCCGATCGTACTAGCAATCGTGGGTGCGATTCTGATTTACCCAAGCTTAATGACCGCGGCGGGCCACGCCACGACGGCCCAAATCACGTTCTTCGGGGTTCCGACCCACCTGATGTCGTATGCGGCGTCGGTCTTTCCAATGATTGTCGCCGCGTGGCTCGGTGTATCTGTGGAACGTGGGCTTAAGCGCGTGATTCCCCTGTACCTGCGCAGTGTCTTTGTGCCCATTCTTGAAGCGTTGATCTTGTCAGTCATCGTTTTAGTGGTGATTGGTCCCCTGATTACGATGATTAGTAAGGGGCTCGCGAGTGGTATTTTAGCGATTTACAACTTTAGTCCGGCCTTGTCGGGACTCGTTATTGGTGGCTTATATCAGACGATGGTTATCTTTGGTCTGCATTGGGGCATCATTCCCATCGTCATCAACGATATTGCGACGAATGGGCACAGCTACCTGAATGCGATTCTATCGATAACGATGGTCGCCCAGGGTGGTGCGGTGCTGGCCGTGTTCTTGAAGTCGAAGAATAAGCCGCTCAAGGAAATCTCGTTAGCGGCAGCCATATCCGCGTTTTGCGGGGTGACGGAGCCGGCACTTTACGGCGTTAATTTGAAGTATAAACGGGTGTTCGTGGTCGCCAGCATCGCCAGCGGCTTAGGTGGCCTGTTGACGGGATTGTTGCACGTCAATAATTACGCGTTATCGGGTTCCTTGATCGGCTTTCCGGCCTTCATTACACCGGGCGTGGGCATTGGCCCTAACTTCTATGGCTACTTGATCTCACACTATGGCACCCTCCTGATTGCGACGACCCTAGTTTATTTATTCGGCTTTTCTGACAAAATGTTACCGGCAACCTCGGCGACCGCAAAATAG
- the tagD gene encoding glycerol-3-phosphate cytidylyltransferase: MKRVITYGTFDLLHYGHIELLKRAKSLGDYLIVALSTDEFNWNSKQKKAYFSYEKRKALLEAIRYVDLVIPEKSWDQKVSDVKLYQIDRFVMGDDWVGKFDFVGEQTDAEVIYLPRTPEISTTKIKKDLNFNQDEH; the protein is encoded by the coding sequence ATGAAACGAGTTATCACATATGGGACGTTTGATTTATTACATTACGGGCATATTGAACTACTAAAACGGGCAAAATCATTGGGGGACTATTTGATTGTTGCGCTGTCAACGGATGAATTTAATTGGAACAGCAAGCAGAAGAAGGCGTACTTCTCGTATGAGAAACGTAAAGCATTGCTAGAAGCAATCCGCTATGTCGACTTAGTGATTCCAGAAAAGTCATGGGACCAAAAAGTCAGCGATGTGAAATTATACCAGATTGACCGCTTTGTCATGGGTGACGACTGGGTCGGTAAGTTCGATTTTGTCGGCGAACAGACGGATGCTGAAGTGATTTACTTACCACGAACACCAGAAATCTCAACGACTAAGATTAAAAAAGATTTGAATTTCAACCAAGACGAACATTAG